The window CCAAAGCAAAGTGTATTTGTTTTACAACTTAGAGACCTCATAGCTGGTGAAACTCGCTCAAACTGTAATTGACAACAGAAGCTTTGTTGAGTTATATAGTTTATATATGGTATACATAATACAGTATAGATAGCTTATATACTACTGTATCCATattttctatctatctatctatctatctatctatctatctatctatctatctatctatctatctatctatacacacatacacatatatgtgtgtatatatatatatatatatatatatatatatatatatatatatacaatatattaggggtgtcacaagatctgacGAGATCacaatgtgacaagatttctcgtttaaaaaaaactgtctcgtgggcaccagGGTTgttgggacaataataaataaaataatgaaggacagaataaatgaaaatgaactggacagttttgccggcctcaatatacagtattgccaCATGCATGCGTgtcatctcccgcctccaaacaggcaggacaAGGGttgactctgtgcattggtttcagcgccTTTGCGCGTTTTtaccatagaacaacggcatgaacggagagagccctttgtctcagtgggtggaggcagggtcGCTAGCATACGCACAGAGTGCGTAGATCCAATCtggtgtatcgtcttgtctcggtACACTCCGAATATATACAACATACATAaacaggcaaaaatgtcaactgcAGCCTTAACCAACTCACTGTAATTCCACTCAAGTCacgtggtaaaaaaaaaaaaatatgtacattttttttcaattaatgaaATTCATTACAAAATTACTAAAGTACTTTGGGTTTCAATTTGGGCAAAATTGTTCTTAAatccttcttttttttaccacagtggtGTCATTGACCCATGCTTTCTTACCTTTTCTTTACCTTTTGAAATGCTCCATAGCTTGCATACATGTCAAAATAGTTGAGCAGTTGCTTGTTTTCTGCTATTCTAACGTTGTATAATTTTGTAGGATTGAAATGAAATCAATTATTTAACACGAATGGGGGATTTACCATTGATACTAAGACAGCACCACaagaccccgccccctccagtCTCACGTCCATTTTCACTTCTGCAGAAACATCCGGAATCCGtctatttttctgacaaaaacaACCTGAGAGTCCTGACACATGATCTGTTTGCACGCTAAGTCTGTGTTGAACCTAAAGTGTTACCATGACGACATGCAATAACCGTCAGCATGACATGAAATTTGCCAGGAAATGACAAAGACAGACGGGGTGTCTGTCTTCAGAAAGTAAACACATGGCCGTGTCAATGAAATAAGTTGCTGACGTCATCACCCACATCTGTGACTCGGTGGTGGTGAGCATTGGAATGCAAATCAACAGGTGTTGGAGGAGTTTCACTATCGCATCCTTTTTCTCTCCAAAGTGGAGGTCATTTGCTGCCTCCTAGTGGTTGAAAGAAGAAGACATGAAGCTCCAGCTATCTACCCCACATTCGCCTGCTGTGTCACACGTGAATATGGTTGGCGTGTATGCTGGATTTGTTCCTTTGGGGGAAAGAAAGACTAATAATTGACGGTTTATTCACAGAAACACAAAATCACTTTAAAACACGCAGGTAACAGGGGACTATTTAATTTTGACAATCCTGTGAAACGGCAAAAGATAAACATTACGTTCAGCGATATTGTTGAGTGCAAATGCtgtaacaattttttaaataaagtgagTTGGAGAGATGTTGTGGTTTCCTTCCGGAGGTTGCTGATGTTAAGTGGTACAGTcctccatgtttgtttacagacAACACCGCATGGCTCCATGCCGTTCAGGTGTGACCGTCAATCCGAGCAGCTTCCTGTTGCAGCTGAACAGAAAGCAACAGCTCACCACCACTTGCCGCTTCCTTCCTTTCGTATTTGCTCCCAGTGATGCACCGTTTCAGACGTATTCTCTCGAAGTGGAGGCCGACTTGACGGGCCTGAATTTGGGGATGTAGTGGGCATGTTGTTCGTGGTCGGGGGGGCAGTTCCAGCACACGAGCCCGCCTCCAATCAGCAGCAGCGCTGTCGCCGCCCAGCCGATATACAGCGCCGCCCCAAGCTCATACCGCTGGGCGGCGATCACCAAGGGATTGTAAAAGTTGGTGATGATGGTGTGTGCCGACCAGGAGACGGGAATGAGACACAGCAATCCGGAGATGATGAACAACGCGCCAGCAAGGATGCTTGTCCTGGCCTTGGCTCGTTCCTCCTCGATGCAGTTGGTGCACTTCCCACCCGCGACGGACAGGATGACCCCAAAGATCCCAGTGAGGATGGAGATGATGATCATTGCCCGGGCGGCCTGCAGGTCCTGCGCCAGGGCCAGCATGGAATCATAGACCTTGCACTGCATCTGGCCCGTGCTCTGCACCACGCAGTTCATCCACAGGCCCTGCCAGATGGTCTGAGCCGTGATGATGTTGGCTCCGATGAACGCCGTCACCTTCCACATGGGGAGGGCGCACACGATGATGACCAGGAGCCAGCCGATCATGGCCAGGGAGATGCCGATCATCTGAATGCCCTGAGACACCATCTCAATGCTGCGCGTACACTCGAGTCCAGTCAGAAACATGCGTGGGACGATGACAGCCTCTATTTATATAGTTTGTTATGGGACATGTATGCAACAACAACATGGAGGCGTGTGACACCTGAATCCTGGTCTTCTATTGGCTGCAAGGAgtttacacacaaacactggcCTGGAGGACGTCGGTGGTGCTGACCTGCCACAAATGTTCAAGGTCGCAAGGCTCCTGTTCTGTTCTCCAACCCAAGATTCAAGAACAACACCATTGTTTGGCCACGCGTCTTAAAGCAGCAGTGAGAAAGGTTTGTTCATGACCGTGTGACTACTTCCTTTACTGAAGAACCAAGAGGAAAGGctgctaggtgtcagtaacatgaTGTCATTGCGACGCAGAGCACCCAAATTCTGAATTTATTTGTGATATTTGGTGCACATTAAAAACTTTGAGGTGGCCTATTAAGGTTAGAAATGTCTATGCTCAATCATGTGTTGTATTGTTACTCTGGAGTCTCAGATTGTCGCATGAAAACATTCTCAAAACTATCAAATTAGAAGACTAGAAACGAGAACGTACAGACTTTTGAACAAAATGCCAGGCGGTTGGGTTAAACGAGATCTGCGTCTGCGTCctcctccttttcggacattttGAATAGTTTAACTGTAAATTGTACATGTTCCTTCGTGTAACTTGTTAAGTATGTCTAAAACAAATACACCATCACCCTGATCATACAACTAAATacgttacttttttatttttggtgacTATAAAAAGTCTGTAAATGTATGTCACTGCGCAGTGTACAACAAAAGAAACAATACTATTCATAATATAAATGAATCAATCcttttaaataataacaaataaatcaatacaaaaaattaaatacagaaAGTAAGTGAAACTTACTACATCCATCCTAAGTGTGTTTTTCGCTTAACGCTGAAAATTTCTGCCAAAATGTTGCCCCAGTTTGCGTACATGCTCTGATTTGCGTACAACATGGGGCGcctgttgttgtgttattaatacactgtgtgagtccaactgtcttCTTAACTGCagaacgtccttgttagcagcctattagcttggaTACAGGAAGCgaaagtcagctccgtcgcccgccTGTGCTGTCATCAGAGGTTCACTCTCAAAAATGGTaacgcaaaacacgtttttatagtcttacatgcataaaacaattcaaaatgcacataaaaaacgaatgaaatggataaatgaacatttaagtctccgtttaccttcagtgaagataTGACTGTTCCTAACGACACGAGAGCAACACGGACGCTACCTTTGTTTTTTGTCGtgggttatttcttgaattcaacagtgtttctcaccttctttatcaaatgctggtactggcaactttctttggcgccactgtgggttactgaggtgagaaacacaattgaatccaagaaataactcatggcaaaacaggaaggtggtggtggttgatctcactgccacatcgtgtctttgggaacttTTGTCAAGAATCAcctcttcagtgaaggtaaaagtaatcttaaatattcatttatcccttgcATTCATCGTTTCTGTgcatttcaaatagttttctgcatgtaaaactataaaaacgtgttttgtgttaacatttttggcttcctggaacGGATTACAGGAGAGTTGTCACTCACCgcatcgcagttcgaacatcactccttcactctatcacagttttcctTAATTAAATATCGCTGCTTTGGGGTTGACTGTGTATTCgtcaaaaaaatatggaaagacaagtgatatgtagtattctggtcactaggcgtcagtaatgacacaaaactttGATGAGACGTGTCAATACAtcacattacatgacatgacattacctgaacactgcatggactcagccatggcatgtttgacatgatggagtaaaaaaaaggttctccacccattccatgtggaagtggtaagtttttggcttcttacacGGTCCTTTTTCCTCACTACGTTTGAAAgcctttaagtttagaagaaataaattggaggGTAACTACCTGTAGTTCTTAAAACCGTGGCCGTcccttgtgtccctgcagtgattccaTAGCCTGcccattagcaatgtggtgtaaacaacgggggcgttatttcatgtctacagggctctaataatgattaaaaaatgtatttaaaaagtcattaacaggttttctatgatctaactacagaaatattccatttattaatattgaatcctattttgcagaaattcactgatctcagtcgggcctggaacaaattaaccaaaGGACAACtatcattggatttacatcatttcttatgggaaaactttatttggttagcatccaccttctggaacagattaatgatgctaaccaaggttctacagtatacaaaatacaaatgcaaacaGAAATGATTGTGCTGTTTTCTCTTGCCCGTAGCAAAGGCTGCTCCTTTTGAGTTATCAAAGCTTAAGTTTCTTTCATCAAATGATTTTAAAAGATTGTTAAAAtagaacatttaaaaagaacatcaaaAGAAGAGATCATTTTGATGTTCTTATTGATGTTTGATGAGCAAAATGATCAAAAGAAGAGATCATTTTGATGTTCTTGataaaatagtttttatttaCACGTGTTGACGATACAGTATAAAACACAGGTAAGAATTCCAATGGAGTATAAAAAGTCATGCAGAAACAGAAACGTAAcattaaatgtttgtcaaatgaGAGCTACTTTCCAGTCAACAAGCCGGTCCTGGTTGCCGTCTGTGGTTCGTTATCTTGGCAATGACAAAGCAGGACGTCCTGAAATGTATGATCAACATGAAAGTCTTTTGTCGGCTTCCTCAGATATACTCTTTGGGTGCAGACGCGTGGCTCGCTGAGTACTTGGCGGCATACTCGTCCTTGGGGGGACAGTTGGCGCATAGGAGAGCACCGCCTATGATGAGGAGGGCCGAGGCCCCCCAGCCGATGAAGAGGGCGGCCCCTAGCTCCCTCTTCTGGGATCCGGAGGTCAGGGGGTTGTAGAAGTCCCTGATGATGGTGTTTGCCGTCCAGCACACAGGGATGAGGCACAACACGCCAGCCAAGATGAAGACCACACCAGAGGCCACACAGATTTTGGCTTTAGAGCCCTCGTCTTTCACGCAGTTGGTACATTTGCCCCCTGCCAGGCACAGCAGCACTCCCAGGACACCCAGCAGGATGGAAATGATGACGAGTGCACGAGCGGCCTGGAGGTCGCGGGACAGAGCCAGCAGGGAGTCATAGACCTTACACTGCATCTGGCCCGTGCTCTGGATCACGCAGCTCATCCAGATGCCCTCCCAGGACGTCTGAGCCGTGACGATGTTGCTGCCAATGAAGGCTGTCACCTTCCACTGGGGAAGAGCGCACACTACAATAGTCCCAATCCAACCGATGATGCAGAAGGCGGCGCCCAGCATCTGCAAGCCTGCTGACACCATGTCTGAACACTGGAGAGTTCCACAAGTACGCTTGAAGTCCTAGTAAGCGTTGCTGGGGAGATCCGTCTGAGTCAATGTTTGGGCAAGGCTTGAGCAGGTCTTTTATACACTAAACACACCTAGACGTGTGACACCCCCCCTCACAGGCATGTGTCACCATGTCAGGTGACTGCTGCAGGTGTAGCGGCCGCACTGTGACTCATTTAGCAGATGAAAAAAAGATCAGCCCCTCCTTCTAGTGTTCTTTTTTGCCGGTTATAACATGTTCCACTTAACACGACGTGACTAACAATGCCACCTTGTGAGTAAATATTACGCAATATTTTAAGCAAGTGGAAAAACAGGTCATTTAAAGCAAAATgcagacacaagaaatgaatggTGGAAGTGCTATGACTTACCAGCGATACCATGAAATCATCAGAACAGCATGCGTGTTGAGAACAGATTCAAGTGAATGAAAAGAACGTGTATGTATAATTTAACACCAGCATTATTTATTACCTGAGACGTGCTTTGCTCTGCTAATTTATGGTGATGAAGAGTGTTATGCCATTTAATTTCACTCACATTGGCTCACAGCATAATCCCCATTTGTCTTTGACCTCTTAAAACCGTGGCGATAATCAAATGTAAGACCTGAAGCCACAGAGTGCTGCAAACTATTGTTTTAGCACCACTGATAACAGTTACTTCTGGCAACAATTTTGCACAGCACCACACAGAATCGCATAAGCATGCAAGAAGAGACAagttgaggggaaaaaaaacatcaatctGACCTCTCGGTGACACTTGACGGCCTTCAAGAAGCTGCAGATATGTTTGGACTGGACGTGCACTTCAGTCTAAGGTGTTTGTTGGTCCATCGATGGGTCCCCACAGCAGTATGAGGAGGCCAGGAGGCCAAAAGACAAGTGATTCCATCTGACAAGAGAGGCAATGCTCAGAAGGGGCAAGGAGAGCCGCACATGAATAGAGGCAGTGTCTGAGAGCCAAAAGTGGACTATAATACCTCTTTTTTATCCAAGCTGGGATCATAAAAGCCACTTCGGCCCGACTGTGGAGATTGGGTTCCACAAACCTGGAGGATGGCAGGAATGTCCACAATGAATACTCTGAGGAGAGATGGTTTCAGGGTCAGATTAGAGAGCTCTTTGCTCAGGCAGGCTACACTCAAGCATATGAATAAGCTTTTAccacatctatctatctatgagAGGTGGGCGGATGGATTCAAATATCGATATTATCAATATCAGGGTAGTAAAATGCGTGATAAAACTGATTCTTTTTTAATTCTCTTCCgtgtttattttcacatatttgtgtgctgttttttgttgtgttgttcaaatatattattAGAATAGATTACATTAGCTAGTTTtacactattgactttattttgctcaaaccaCTGC is drawn from Dunckerocampus dactyliophorus isolate RoL2022-P2 chromosome 12, RoL_Ddac_1.1, whole genome shotgun sequence and contains these coding sequences:
- the LOC129190741 gene encoding claudin-4-like; amino-acid sequence: MVSAGLQMLGAAFCIIGWIGTIVVCALPQWKVTAFIGSNIVTAQTSWEGIWMSCVIQSTGQMQCKVYDSLLALSRDLQAARALVIISILLGVLGVLLCLAGGKCTNCVKDEGSKAKICVASGVVFILAGVLCLIPVCWTANTIIRDFYNPLTSGSQKRELGAALFIGWGASALLIIGGALLCANCPPKDEYAAKYSASHASAPKEYI